A stretch of the Gemmatimonadota bacterium genome encodes the following:
- a CDS encoding ABC transporter ATP-binding protein, giving the protein MTDAIKIRNLAWRAGKEFAIRDLAMTVPTGAIYGYLGPNGSGKTTTIRLMLGMLPPADGAIEVLGHSVPKFAHRALERIGYVPERLHLYQSLTVDESIRYHRAFYKDFDGTEAERLRKRFGLREDQLVQRLSKGEAGKLMMLLALSQRAELLVLDEPTDGLDPVIRREVLGALVEYVEAKQATVFISSHLVHEQERICDWVGVMDGGRMIAELPMQEFRSGIKRLRVSQAPVVRDAAPFALLSRETLTASHEEWVVRGWQPEMREWFQRVGADVREIQDLDLEESFVELLRGARTVTQETR; this is encoded by the coding sequence GTGACCGACGCGATCAAGATCCGCAATCTCGCCTGGCGCGCCGGAAAGGAGTTCGCCATCCGCGACCTCGCGATGACGGTTCCGACCGGCGCCATCTACGGGTACCTCGGCCCCAACGGGTCGGGCAAGACGACGACCATCCGCCTCATGCTCGGCATGCTCCCGCCCGCCGATGGCGCGATCGAGGTGCTCGGCCACAGCGTGCCCAAGTTCGCGCATCGGGCGCTCGAGCGGATCGGGTACGTGCCGGAGCGGCTGCACCTCTACCAGTCGCTCACGGTCGATGAGTCGATCCGCTACCATCGCGCCTTCTACAAGGATTTCGACGGCACCGAGGCCGAGCGGCTCCGCAAGCGCTTCGGGCTCCGCGAGGACCAGCTCGTCCAGCGCCTCTCCAAGGGCGAGGCCGGCAAGCTCATGATGCTCCTCGCGCTCTCGCAGCGCGCCGAGCTCCTCGTGCTCGACGAACCGACCGACGGCCTCGACCCGGTGATCCGCCGCGAAGTGCTCGGCGCGCTCGTCGAGTACGTCGAAGCGAAGCAGGCGACGGTGTTCATCTCCAGCCACCTCGTGCACGAGCAGGAGCGCATCTGCGACTGGGTCGGCGTGATGGACGGCGGCCGCATGATCGCCGAACTGCCGATGCAGGAGTTCCGGAGCGGGATCAAGCGGCTCCGCGTCTCTCAGGCCCCGGTGGTGCGCGATGCGGCGCCGTTCGCGCTGCTCTCGCGCGAGACGCTCACCGCGTCGCACGAGGAGTGGGTCGTGCGCGGCTGGCAGCCGGAGATGCGCGAGTGGTTCCAGCGCGTCGGTGCCGACGTGCGCGAGATCCAGGACCTCGACCTCGAGGAGAGCTTCGTCGAACTGCTCCGCGGCGCCCGCACCGTCACCCAGGAGACCCGCTGA
- a CDS encoding ABC transporter ATP-binding protein yields MLAARDLTKEYQSGTSALAVLREVSFDIPQGTFVSIVGPSGSGKTTLLGLLAGLDLPSRGSVLLDGADLSRLDEDARAKLRGEKVGFIFQSFQLIPTLTAMENVQVPLELRGDADAATRAKDLLHRVGLGDRTGHFPNQLSGGEQQRVAIARAFANQPRILFADEPTGNLDGATGDRIVALLDELNRESGATVVIVTHDLTLAEHAQRVIRLKDGLVVEDRPSRAAGAPAIAPATATTA; encoded by the coding sequence ATGCTCGCGGCTCGAGACCTGACCAAGGAATACCAGAGCGGCACCTCCGCCCTGGCGGTGCTCCGGGAGGTGTCGTTCGACATCCCCCAAGGCACGTTCGTCTCCATCGTGGGCCCGTCGGGGAGCGGCAAGACCACGCTCCTGGGCCTGCTCGCGGGACTCGACCTGCCCTCCCGCGGTTCCGTGCTCCTCGACGGCGCCGACCTCTCGCGCCTCGACGAGGACGCGCGCGCCAAGCTCCGTGGCGAGAAAGTTGGGTTCATCTTCCAGTCGTTTCAACTCATCCCCACCCTGACGGCGATGGAGAACGTGCAGGTCCCGCTCGAACTGCGCGGCGACGCCGATGCGGCGACGCGCGCCAAGGACCTGCTACACCGCGTCGGGCTCGGGGATCGCACCGGGCACTTCCCCAACCAGCTCTCCGGCGGCGAGCAGCAGCGCGTCGCCATCGCCCGCGCCTTCGCCAACCAGCCGCGCATCCTCTTCGCCGACGAGCCCACGGGCAACCTCGATGGCGCGACCGGCGACCGCATCGTCGCGCTCCTCGACGAGCTCAATCGCGAGTCCGGCGCCACGGTGGTCATCGTCACGCACGACCTCACGCTCGCCGAGCATGCGCAGCGGGTGATCCGCCTCAAGGACGGCCTCGTCGTCGAGGATCGCCCGTCGCGCGCCGCCGGCGCACCCGCCATCGCGCCCGCGACCGCCACGACCGCCTGA
- a CDS encoding ammonium transporter, whose product MTPALALFYGGLVRAKSILNTMMMSLVAVGVVGLLWALLGYSLAFGTGGTLLGDLSFALMNGIGLELREGGTIPNLLFFAYQGTFAIITAALISGAIVERMRFSAYVLFLGAWTLLVYSPVAHWVWGGGWMGKLGILDFAGGTVVHITAGTAAWVAALMVGPRRDYGRQAFLPHNVPMMLTGAALLWFGWVGFNGGSALAVNGTAVQATVNTILAPFAAMAMWMALEYWRTGRATAVGAGTALVVGLVAITPACGFVSPRAALAIGALTAIPCHLVILYRVRTRLDDSLDVLGAHGTGGAVGALLTGVFTSTAWGGPAGLLEGAPMQLGLQALGVAVAAAWTAVATWAILFVIGKVVPLRVTARDEAAGVDVGEHGEEGYTDGEGAILVLESVTPALAPTATHPIVTTPLARSA is encoded by the coding sequence ATGACCCCCGCCCTCGCCCTCTTCTACGGCGGGCTGGTCCGCGCCAAGAGCATCCTCAACACCATGATGATGTCCCTCGTCGCCGTCGGCGTCGTGGGCCTCCTCTGGGCGCTCCTCGGGTACTCCCTCGCCTTCGGCACCGGCGGCACGCTGCTCGGCGACCTCTCGTTCGCCTTGATGAACGGGATCGGCCTCGAACTGCGCGAGGGCGGCACCATCCCGAACCTGCTCTTCTTCGCCTACCAGGGCACCTTCGCGATCATCACCGCCGCGCTCATCTCGGGCGCGATCGTCGAGCGCATGCGGTTCAGCGCGTACGTCCTCTTCCTCGGGGCGTGGACGCTCCTCGTCTACTCTCCCGTCGCGCACTGGGTCTGGGGCGGCGGCTGGATGGGCAAGCTCGGCATCCTCGACTTCGCCGGCGGCACCGTCGTGCACATCACGGCCGGCACGGCCGCCTGGGTGGCGGCGCTCATGGTCGGCCCGCGTCGCGACTACGGGCGACAGGCCTTCCTCCCGCACAACGTGCCGATGATGCTCACCGGCGCCGCGCTGCTCTGGTTCGGCTGGGTGGGCTTCAACGGTGGCAGCGCCCTCGCGGTGAACGGCACCGCCGTGCAGGCCACGGTGAACACCATCCTCGCGCCGTTCGCCGCGATGGCGATGTGGATGGCCCTCGAGTACTGGCGCACCGGTCGCGCGACCGCGGTCGGCGCCGGCACCGCGCTCGTCGTCGGGCTCGTCGCCATCACGCCCGCCTGCGGCTTCGTGAGCCCGCGCGCCGCGCTCGCCATCGGCGCACTCACCGCCATCCCCTGCCATCTCGTCATCCTCTACCGCGTCCGCACGCGCCTCGACGACTCGCTCGACGTCCTCGGCGCCCACGGCACGGGCGGCGCGGTCGGCGCCCTCCTCACCGGTGTCTTCACCAGCACCGCGTGGGGCGGTCCGGCCGGACTCCTCGAGGGCGCGCCGATGCAGCTCGGGCTGCAGGCACTCGGCGTGGCCGTCGCGGCCGCCTGGACCGCCGTCGCCACCTGGGCGATCCTCTTCGTGATCGGCAAGGTGGTGCCGCTCCGCGTGACCGCGCGTGACGAGGCCGCCGGCGTCGATGTCGGCGAGCACGGCGAGGAGGGCTACACCGACGGCGAAGGCGCCATCCTCGTCCTCGAGAGCGTCACCCCGGCGCTCGCGCCGACCGCCACGCACCCGATCGTCACCACCCCGCTCGCCCGGAGCGCCTGA
- a CDS encoding FtsX-like permease family protein, with product MGRAPFSTLLALAWRESRTARRRLLLYMSSISLGVAALVAIDSFAANVNQSIEAQSKALLGGDVQLRARNGFTPALDSILDSLATAGVPSARVVSFASMAQALPSEGTRLAQVRAVSPGYPFYGDVITDPVGAWAALQDGPNAYVDPALLIALDARIGDTLAIGYGRFVIRASLTNVPGDPGIAATVGPRIFIPDRYLAETQLIGLGSRAEYEAVLKLPVGVAGPTWVAPLRPRLDSAGARARTVVENEIDLTDAITQLAKFLGVVGLIALLLGGIGVASGVNAFVQRKIDTVAVLRCLGASGAQVLTIYLLQAGAMGLLGATIGAALGVGIQFLLPQVLGDFLPVDVAVTIVPSAILLGLAVGVWVALVFALRPLLVLRRVSPLQAIRRDDAALSAASRRDSATWVVNLAAVASVLLLAIDRADTTQQGLFFAAGVFTSIGLLYGSAVLLSRLARRLVSPRWPYVVRQGVANLYRPNSQTRAVVLALGFGSFLVTTIVLVQANLLKSFDITAANSRGNLVFFDVQEDQAPGLDSLVRGHGHELVSTTPIVTMRIVEINGQTTDAWAAAHAIPARYWALRREYRSTYRDSTVHTETVTAGTWFGKADASAEVFEYSMEQDVANDLKLSLGDTVTWDVQGVRVRARLTSRREVDWGRFEPNFFAVFQPAAIAAAPKQFVLVSAVEADTAVARLQRDAVKRYPNVSSIDLSLVRKTITGIVDKVTLTVRFLALFSLAMGIPVLFSAVAATRRDRLREGVLLKTLGATRSQIGRILLAEYALLGLLGSLSGMLLAFGGSWALVTFVFEGSFTPALLPAFGIAAAMTLLAVSIGLLTGRDVFRETPMAALREG from the coding sequence ATGGGCCGCGCCCCGTTCTCCACGCTCCTCGCGCTCGCCTGGCGCGAGAGCCGCACCGCGCGCCGCCGGCTCCTGCTCTACATGAGCTCGATCTCGCTCGGCGTCGCCGCGCTCGTCGCCATCGACTCCTTCGCGGCCAACGTCAACCAGAGCATCGAGGCGCAGTCGAAGGCGCTCCTCGGCGGCGACGTGCAGCTCCGCGCGCGCAACGGCTTCACGCCGGCCCTCGACTCGATCCTCGACTCGCTCGCCACCGCGGGCGTGCCGTCGGCCCGCGTCGTGAGCTTCGCCTCCATGGCGCAGGCGCTCCCCTCCGAGGGCACCCGCCTCGCGCAGGTGCGCGCCGTCTCGCCGGGCTATCCGTTCTATGGCGACGTGATCACCGATCCGGTCGGCGCGTGGGCGGCGCTGCAGGACGGTCCCAACGCCTACGTCGACCCGGCGCTGTTGATCGCGCTCGACGCGCGCATCGGTGACACGCTCGCGATCGGCTACGGGCGCTTCGTGATCCGCGCCTCGCTCACCAACGTCCCCGGCGACCCGGGCATCGCGGCGACGGTCGGGCCACGCATCTTCATCCCCGACCGCTATCTCGCCGAGACGCAGCTCATCGGGCTCGGCAGCCGCGCCGAGTACGAGGCGGTGCTCAAGCTGCCGGTGGGCGTCGCCGGGCCCACCTGGGTCGCGCCGCTCCGGCCGCGCCTCGACTCGGCGGGCGCGCGCGCTCGCACCGTGGTCGAGAACGAGATCGACCTCACCGACGCGATCACCCAGCTCGCCAAGTTCCTCGGCGTCGTCGGCCTCATCGCGCTGCTGCTCGGCGGGATCGGCGTCGCCAGCGGCGTGAACGCGTTCGTGCAGCGGAAGATCGACACCGTCGCGGTGCTCCGCTGCCTCGGCGCCTCGGGGGCACAGGTCCTCACGATCTACCTGCTGCAGGCCGGCGCGATGGGCCTCCTCGGCGCGACGATCGGTGCCGCGCTCGGCGTGGGCATCCAGTTCCTTCTCCCTCAGGTGCTCGGCGATTTCCTCCCCGTCGATGTCGCCGTCACCATCGTCCCGTCGGCGATCCTGCTCGGGCTCGCGGTGGGCGTCTGGGTGGCGCTGGTGTTCGCGCTCCGGCCGCTGCTCGTGCTGCGTCGAGTGTCGCCGCTTCAGGCGATCCGGCGCGACGACGCGGCACTCTCCGCGGCGAGCCGCCGCGACAGCGCGACCTGGGTGGTGAACCTCGCGGCGGTGGCGAGCGTGCTCCTCCTCGCGATCGATCGCGCCGACACGACGCAGCAGGGCCTCTTCTTCGCGGCCGGGGTCTTCACGAGCATCGGCCTGCTCTACGGGAGCGCGGTGCTGCTCTCCCGTCTCGCGCGTCGCCTCGTCTCCCCCCGCTGGCCGTACGTCGTGCGGCAGGGCGTCGCGAACCTCTACCGACCCAACAGCCAGACGCGCGCCGTGGTGCTCGCCCTCGGCTTCGGTTCGTTCCTCGTCACGACGATCGTGCTCGTGCAGGCGAACCTGCTCAAGTCGTTCGACATCACCGCGGCCAACTCGCGCGGCAATCTGGTGTTCTTCGACGTGCAGGAGGACCAGGCGCCGGGGCTCGACTCGCTCGTGCGCGGGCATGGGCACGAGCTCGTCTCGACGACGCCGATCGTCACCATGCGGATCGTCGAGATCAACGGCCAGACGACCGACGCCTGGGCGGCGGCGCACGCGATCCCGGCACGCTACTGGGCGCTGCGGCGCGAGTATCGCTCGACCTACCGCGACTCCACGGTGCACACCGAGACGGTCACGGCCGGCACCTGGTTCGGGAAGGCCGACGCGTCGGCCGAGGTGTTCGAGTACTCGATGGAACAGGACGTGGCGAACGACCTGAAGCTCTCGCTCGGCGACACCGTCACGTGGGACGTGCAGGGCGTGCGGGTGCGCGCGCGACTCACGAGCCGGCGCGAGGTGGATTGGGGGCGCTTCGAGCCGAACTTCTTCGCCGTCTTCCAGCCGGCGGCGATCGCCGCGGCGCCCAAGCAGTTCGTGCTCGTGAGCGCGGTGGAGGCCGACACGGCGGTCGCGCGGCTGCAGCGCGATGCGGTGAAGCGCTACCCGAACGTCTCGAGCATCGACCTCTCGCTCGTGCGGAAGACGATCACGGGGATCGTGGACAAGGTCACGCTCACCGTGCGCTTCCTCGCGCTCTTCTCGCTCGCGATGGGCATCCCGGTGCTCTTCAGCGCGGTGGCGGCGACGCGGCGCGACCGGTTGCGCGAAGGGGTGCTGCTCAAGACGCTGGGCGCGACGCGCAGCCAGATCGGGCGCATCCTCCTCGCGGAGTACGCCCTCCTCGGCCTGCTCGGCTCGCTCTCGGGGATGCTCCTCGCCTTCGGCGGGTCGTGGGCGCTGGTGACGTTCGTGTTCGAGGGGAGCTTCACACCGGCGCTGCTGCCGGCGTTCGGGATCGCGGCGGCGATGACGCTGCTCGCGGTGTCGATCGGCCTGCTCACCGGACGTGATGTCTTCCGCGAGACGCCGATGGCGGCGCTGCGCGAGGGCTGA
- the efp gene encoding elongation factor P → MALPATQIRRGMVIVFEGDPCRIIEFRHHTPGNLRAMVQAKLKNLRSGNNFEHRFRADDQLHKADMETHELQFLYKGGDSYHFMNTENYEQLEMDDETLGDNAPWMQDNMMVIVEFYNGKPMSVQLPQFLNLTITDTAPVMKTATKTASSKPAVLENGVTINVPEFIATGERVRVNPNTGEYMDRAKD, encoded by the coding sequence ATGGCGCTCCCGGCAACGCAGATCCGTCGTGGCATGGTGATCGTGTTCGAAGGCGATCCCTGCCGCATCATCGAGTTCCGCCACCACACGCCGGGCAACCTCCGCGCGATGGTGCAGGCGAAGCTGAAGAACCTCCGCTCGGGGAACAACTTCGAGCACCGGTTCCGCGCCGACGACCAGCTCCACAAGGCGGACATGGAGACGCACGAGCTCCAGTTCCTCTACAAGGGCGGCGACTCGTACCACTTCATGAACACGGAGAACTACGAGCAGCTCGAGATGGACGACGAGACGCTCGGGGACAACGCGCCGTGGATGCAGGACAACATGATGGTGATCGTGGAGTTCTATAACGGGAAGCCGATGTCGGTCCAGCTGCCCCAGTTCCTGAACCTGACGATCACGGACACGGCGCCGGTGATGAAGACGGCGACGAAGACGGCGAGCTCGAAGCCGGCGGTGCTGGAGAACGGCGTGACGATCAACGTGCCGGAGTTCATCGCGACGGGGGAGCGGGTGCGGGTGAACCCGAACACCGGCGAGTACATGGACCGGGCGAAGGACTGA
- a CDS encoding arylesterase: MLIVGTSLTAGLGLDPDSAYPAVLQRLADSSGYSVRVVAAGLSGETSAGALRRIDWLLRDRADVVVIEAGANDGLRGLRVDTTRANLVAIVKRVRAANPAARVLLAQMEAPPNLGAAYTRSFHDAFLEVAREEGVVLIPFFLQGVAGDRSLNQEDGIHPNAEGARRAARNMWKALGPVLREVPGAFSRGGAGPG, translated from the coding sequence GTGCTGATCGTCGGGACGAGCCTCACGGCCGGTCTGGGGCTCGATCCCGACTCGGCGTACCCGGCAGTGCTGCAGCGGCTCGCCGATTCGTCGGGCTATTCGGTGCGGGTCGTCGCGGCGGGGCTCTCGGGGGAGACGTCGGCCGGGGCGCTGCGCCGCATCGACTGGTTGCTCCGCGACCGTGCGGACGTGGTGGTGATCGAGGCCGGGGCGAACGACGGACTCCGCGGCCTGCGGGTGGACACGACGCGGGCGAATCTCGTGGCGATCGTGAAGCGCGTGCGGGCGGCGAACCCGGCGGCGCGGGTGCTGCTGGCGCAGATGGAGGCGCCGCCGAATCTCGGGGCGGCGTACACGCGGAGCTTCCACGATGCGTTCCTGGAGGTGGCGCGCGAGGAAGGGGTGGTGCTGATCCCGTTCTTCCTGCAGGGCGTGGCGGGGGACCGGTCGCTGAACCAGGAGGACGGGATCCACCCCAACGCGGAGGGGGCTCGGCGGGCGGCGCGGAACATGTGGAAGGCGCTGGGGCCGGTGCTGCGTGAGGTGCCCGGGGCGTTCTCGCGCGGCGGGGCCGGCCCGGGGTGA
- a CDS encoding P-II family nitrogen regulator, producing the protein MKLVVAIIRPERLTAVLEQLYRADVRGLTVSKVQGHGGETEHVETYRGVTVKMDLQAKVRLEIGVSEPFVQPTIDAIVAGARTGDVGDGKIFVMPVERVVRIRTGETDSSAVTPIAAS; encoded by the coding sequence ATGAAGCTCGTCGTCGCGATCATCCGTCCCGAGCGGCTCACCGCCGTGCTCGAGCAGCTCTACCGCGCCGACGTGCGCGGCCTGACGGTGAGCAAGGTGCAGGGCCACGGGGGCGAGACCGAGCACGTCGAGACCTATCGCGGCGTGACGGTGAAGATGGACCTGCAGGCGAAGGTGCGGCTCGAGATCGGCGTGAGCGAGCCGTTCGTGCAGCCGACGATCGACGCGATCGTCGCCGGCGCGCGCACCGGCGACGTCGGCGACGGCAAGATCTTCGTGATGCCGGTGGAGCGCGTCGTCCGCATCCGGACCGGCGAGACCGACTCGAGCGCCGTGACCCCCATCGCGGCGAGCTGA
- a CDS encoding GntR family transcriptional regulator, whose translation MFKSIDPRSPTPLYAQIADRIRLAVAAGELVKGESLPSVRALATQLRVNPATIVQAYRELERDRILEMRQGSGTFVADVPTETRAKEKSVAAQRFVRQMLTEAARQGLSPSDLHTALERELPESK comes from the coding sequence GTGTTCAAATCCATCGATCCTCGCAGCCCAACGCCGCTCTACGCCCAGATCGCCGACCGCATCCGGTTGGCGGTCGCGGCGGGTGAGCTGGTCAAGGGCGAGAGTCTCCCCAGCGTCCGCGCCCTGGCGACCCAGTTGCGCGTGAATCCCGCCACGATCGTCCAAGCCTATCGCGAGCTCGAACGCGATCGGATCCTGGAGATGCGGCAGGGCTCCGGGACCTTCGTCGCCGACGTCCCCACCGAGACGCGCGCGAAGGAGAAGTCCGTCGCCGCCCAGCGCTTCGTCCGCCAGATGCTCACCGAGGCCGCGCGGCAGGGACTCTCCCCTTCCGACCTGCACACCGCCCTCGAACGCGAACTCCCGGAGTCCAAGTGA